The genomic DNA CCGCTTctgcagggggaggaggaggtgatgAGGAGGGCACACAGAAGAACCCGCTGAGCTTTACAGTTCCCCCCTTGAAATAAAACCATAGCCTAGGGCCTCCCTTTTAGTCTTCTAAAATCTAAGATAGCCTTCAGCATAGCTGTTTGATGGCTCTGCAAGAAGCTGGTCATCTTGTGGATCTTGGCTGTGGGAGATCCTGCTTAAGACCTGGTTAGCTTCTTAGAGTCAACCTTTGAACAGGACTGGAGGAGAGAGGTCAGGGATGTTCACAGGTTAATCCAAATGTCACCAGCTGTCTCACTTGAATGGGCAGTCCCAGAAATTTTGACAAGGGTGCAGAGCAGATCAAGAGGCTGCTTCTCATAAAGCCCATTGTTGGAATCTGCTGTCTAGTAGAGACTAAATGAAGCAGGCACAACTGGCTGGCCTGTCAGATAGgtaaaaaacctcagaaatcTCTGGGGAACTGGAGGATTCTGCTAAATACAGGACAGAGCCTTACAGTGTGAGCATGTCTGATGTTAGAACTGAGCTTCTACCAGATTCGTGTCTCTTCCCAGGCTGTCATTATGATGCCTGCCACTTTCAGGGAGCTGAGGTGAACTTCTGATTTTGAATGAGATGTCAAAGAGGGATGAAACAGATCTTACAATACACTTGACCTTTATGCCAAGACCCATAatcctttctctgctgccagcccactGCTGTCAGAACAAAGGTACATTCCTACCTGCGTCCAGGACTCCAGACTTGGACTGAAATTTATACAAGAAATAGGACATCTCATTACACATTCCAGCTTTTTCCTCTAAGGAAAGAAGAGCACATTTGAAAATCATAAATTCTACAAGCCTGTCCCCATAAGAAGAACAATAGCAAAGCTCTTTGTCAGTTGATTTTGTATGGGCCATTTATTATAGCCTGCCTGAACCCGTGCAAGGGATAATTATATTAAGGTTGGGAGGCTGGAACTCTGGGTTTATGATATTAGCAAATTAAAGTAGGCCATAGGTTACAGGCAGGAGGCATTGCTGTGGGGTACTGCCAACAGCTATCTCTGGCAAAGTTAAAGTAAGCTCAGCAGATTTCTGCTGATCACTCTTCAGTCAGTTGGGATCAGACGATGACTGTATAATGGACTCTTAGTAGAGGGGAGCTGTTTGGTCTCGTATCTCGTCAGaattaatacagtattttgcaatGTGAGGGAGAGACTAGACTTTGGCAAGTGCTGAAAGGTCACACTGCCTTCTGAGAGTCTTAAAGCTATGATGGAGCTTTTCTACCCATGTTAAATTTGTGGTGAGAAAGGGTAAGAGAGATACATTCTATATACAAGTCTGTACCATCTGGTCCTTTCCCCTAAACAGCAGTGCATtgactttctgtatttttcacatgATACAGGTCAGTGAGAGTGCAAAGAAGGATTTGAAGGAAGGTATGAAGCTGtacaattcagaaaataatgttgGACTGAAAAATGCATGGAATATCATTCAAGCAGAGGTAACATTTtctcaatagaaaaaaaaaaagtttggccATAAGGGCTGGTGCAGTCTATTAAATGTGGCATCCATGCTAAGTCTGAAAGATGGCTGATGCAGCCTTTGATTTCTCATTTTGCACTCCTGAACATCCAGGGAGTACTGTGAAACCCAGGATTACAGTGTGCTTTGTAAGGTTAAAGATGCTTACCTCTTTCTGATGCTCTCTGTGCCTGTGATAGGCACAGAGATGATTCAAaacagaggagaagcagcaaaacctgcatAGGCAGAACTGAAGCTTTTGCAGATGGGCTTTTGCTGTTCAGCATTTGCGGGCAGATTACCttatattttgctgtttgggCTCATGTCTCTGTGACAAGAAGACTAACATATCTTGGGCATGGGACTGTTTATTTcgaggtttttttttcatgttaagtATTTGCTTTTAGTGATCACTGAgcacaaagcatttaaaaaatacaaaagtgttGTGGCAACCCTTTTGAAAATATACAGTGGTTTAATGGAAGTAAAAGTTTGTGGTGGTACATGATTCACAAATCGTGCTAGTTAATTTATTAATCCTTTACTTTTGCTGTAGATGAAATGCTGTGGTGTGAATGACTTCACGGATTGGTACCCAGTGCTGGGAGAAAACACTGTCCCAGACCGATGTTGTACAGAAAACTCCCAAGACTGTGGACGGAACTCTACCGAACTAGTGTGGAAAACAGTAAGGCTTGCTTTGCCCAGGTCAGGGGTtagggaggggtgggaaggaagaaagtagAGGGAATGCACATGAAACAAAACGTGACCGTGggatttcagttttcatctttCATCATTTCAGGGATGTTATGAGAGAGTTATGACCTGGTTTGATGAGAACAAGCATGTCCTTGGTTCGATTGGGATGTGCATCCTCATAATGCAGGTAATACTGGTATGATGTTGGTCAAAATGGCTTTGATTTGCTGTCAGCTTTCTTGATTCTGCAGTGTGAAAAGTGGTGCCCAACTGCTTTGAGTTTGATCACAATTTCAAAAACATCAGATTTGCTTTATGAGTTCATTTAAGGCCATCTACTGAGAAAGGAAGCAGGTCGGTAGTCAGTCCCACAAAGAAGACATGCTATAATGGGGTTTTGCTTACCTGCATTTTGACTTCAGAGCACCACCTTGGACTTCCCATGTTTAGCCATTTTGTTATGCTGTCCCGTAGGGAACTGGTTATTGTAGATTTTGGAAGCAAGTTCTAGAAAATGCCAAAATGAGTCAAATCATGGCCACTGAACTGAATAGgttaacatgttttaaaaaagaagtgcGGAAGTAGCATCATAATCTGTTAAGGTTTGGGAGTTCCTGTATCACTGCTGTACTTCTGGGGGAGAGTATTTCAATCTGATGTTTTCACTCCCAGTTATCTGGCTAAAGAAGCGCAAGTTGTGGAGTAAAAGAATGACTTGTATGTATTGATTCTGAAAAATTGTTGCATGTATGACTAAGAGCCTGGAGAGCTTTTTCCTCAATCTGTGCTCTTTACAGATACATCTCCGGACATCACTGTGTGCCTGAACAACATACATCCAAGTTGATGATCAGTGTTGAAGGCTGAGAAATATGACTAGTGTAGAATGACTTTTAAAACTACTGCTGCACTATGAACACAGGTCAGCAGTGCAGTTTTGGCAGCCTCCCTGTACTGAAGCCCTTATTCTTTGTTTCCCTTCAGATTCTTGGCATGGCCTTCTCCATGACGCTCTTCCAGCAGATTCACAGGACTGGCAAAAAATATGATGCCTAAAGCCTCTGAAACATTATCACACCAACCTTTCTGTctcataaaaatgaacaaaaggaATGACCGCAAAGAGTATCAAGCCTAGCCCTGCTGAGGGAATCCATCCCATTGACCGATCTACTTTGTTTTTACTTGTTCAGTTATTATCACAACTTGTTATTTGActcatttttttgtctgttcaCATTTGCCATTTATTTGCCAAAGAGGGGGaaacccccaccaaacaaaTGGATTTTCTACACGAAATCATAGATCTGCTCTGAGAATGTTTCTGAacttaagaaaatgttttgctctaCTAATCCATGCTATATGTGCAAAAGTTATGTGTGTTCAACTTCAAGGGAGAATTCTTCAGTCTTCCATTAAGTTTTCAACCCTCATGTCCAATTTACTGGGAGACTCGGAAAAGCCACTGTAACTGACAGTCCTAGGAATtggagctgctttgctttgcagcttCTTGTACTTTATGGTGTatacttttttattatgatAATGGTGATGATTATTATGATGGATATAGCTTAGAATTTAGTTGCCTGACTTATAACTTCttactggttttggttttacaCATTTATTGTACATTAATTTGGGAACCACTGTGCGATCTCCAGAGGACATGTTTTTCAAAGTTGACGGTTGGTGCAGGCAAATAAGGACATTTCTCAAGTCCACAGGGAGGCATCATCTACCTTTATCAGGGCCTTTGTGCCCTTACTGTAACAAAGGTGGTTCCTTTCAAATCAGAGGCTCTTTCCTCAGATGGAATGCAATGTCTTCCCATTGGAACATGTCGTGAGCTTCCTACTCCTGTGAGGCAAAGTTCCAATGCCTTTACTCACCCAAAGCAGTGTCTGGCTGCTTTGATGTCATGCTAGTTTAAAAGCTAAAAGAACTGACTAAGCAAGTTACTGCTCCCTGGCACGAAGGAGAGAGATTGCAGTCTGACCTACTGGCCAGCTGGAGCAGACTTCACAGATTGTGCTGTCTGTTTCAAAAAGTTTGCCCAAGGCATGGCATGCTGCTGGATATGCGGGAAGGGGATGGCAATTTGATGGCAACGTTGTCATGCCATGCCCTTCATTGAAGGGGTTTCCTCAGGCAGATGACAGCTGTCTCCTGAGCTGGGAAAGGTGGTTTGATCAAAGGTGACCAAATGATGCAGGAAAGGGGCAATTTCCAAAACAGGTCTCAGAGACAGTATGTGTTGTCACACCTTCAGTACAGAATTGGTTCTTGCTGACAGATTGCCAAGTCCATCCAGTGGGGTAGTTCAGAGTTCACTGCAATGCATATTTTTGCCAACATTCCTGTTAGAAAACTTGAACATTAATTTCTCTACTTTGAATGCTGCTTCATTGCAAGCAGCCCCCATTTACACCTAGTtgcaggtttttgttgttttgtgaaggaagaaggaaaggctCAGATATTGGAGGATGTTCTAATTTAACCCCAGTCAGGGCTTGACTTAGCtctgaaagaaatactgttttttgtATTAGCAGCAGTCAGAAGTGACCTTCAGAGTTACCTCATCCAATGTCACTCTCAAAGGGGTACTGTCATCTATGAGAGAATAGGAGTTTACTGTAACATTATTGGGCTGAGTTTCAGAAACTATTGAGGATGGAGACTTTGTGCCTTTCAGAGCCATGCCATGCCAAACTATTCCTGTGGTAAACAAGTTTCTCTTAATATCCAGTCTGAACATTTATACTTTAAAACTCTGAAAAGATACCATTTTCATTGTATCGTTCAGCCTATCTTTTCCTTATGAGCTGAAATAGCTGTTGAGCCATTTCATATCTGGGAGGTTTTAGTCCCTTGTTTATCTTCCTAGTAGGTCCTGCATGCATCTGTACATCTGGCAGCAATAGTGTTTTGTGTGGCCAATGTGTCACTTTTTTGAGTTCCTATGAAATCAGTGTGACAGGAAGGAGTGTGAATGTGTGGGGGAAGAGAGATGAATTTGGGTGTCGCAGTGAAGGAGGTTACTATTCTCAGAGCATGGCCTTGCCCATATGAGCACAATGCCCAAAGTTTCACAGGGTTCTTGTTTCCCACTGTAGCAGACAATGCCATATGGGTTCAGCTATTTCACTTGGATTGACTTTGAAAGAGTCAGGGAAGAAGCACAGGGAAAGCACAGAAACTGAATCCAGTTTTACTTCCATTTCTAACAAAAATTGGGACCAGGAGCATGTGAGCCCCACTAAAGATGGATGTTCCATGTTGAAGAAGGGGCTCTGATGCCCAGTGTACTTGCTGCTACATGTAAGACTGTATCCAAAGTTGCTAAGATGCGTTCccatttttggaagaaaagacagGACGATTTTCATCTGATGGCTCCACTGCATTCTCCCTTTGCATAGAGGTGCTGAGCTTTCTCTAGCGTTCAAATGAGCAaggtgcagggctgagcaggagcaTCATCGCTGTCCTTTTGGGTCGCACAGTGGTACCTGCCATATCTTAAATTTTAATCTGCAGTCAgtttttgtacaaaaaaaaaaaggtaaaatatattAGTGAAAgtaataaggaaataaaaaatgtttatgaataACTCAGAGATGAAATGTGTAGTTGCAAACTCAGCTACTTTGCCTTCCATCCaaacttatttttctagaaTGCTTCATTCCATTTCATGATCTAGCAGCATAGATCCtcagatctttttttaatgactacTTTTGGCATTTTAAGCACAGTATTAGGCAAGATAGTTACACGAGCTTCATGTATTCATCTCTGGGAGGCCACCTACAGGAAGGGAGTCAAAACCAGGGCTGATCTGTGTCTCTAGCTGACTCTCTGACGTGGGAGGTGATGACAGACATCCTGGAAGGAGCAGAAAAGTAATGCCATTTTCCAGGCAACAAAAAACAGCCCTGGAAAGTGTGAAGCTGCATCAGTCAGTTTGTCAGAGAAGGCACTAACTGTCCTGTAAACTGGTCAAAGGGAGCTTTGGCTCATGTATGTATGCACTTTTTTTGCTTATGCTGGTGGGTGGCTGTCTGTATGTTTTCCCCAAATGTCACTCTGATTATTTAACTATAAGTTTTtagcatgtttttaaataaaagctgataCTGAGTAAAAGTATCTTTAATATACACAAATACTGATTTGTATAAATGCATACCTTTCTGTATCTCTTAATTCCTGAAAGCACAGTTCAAGAGTGTGAACGTGCTGTTTCTCTGAGTGTTCCTTCAGACTGTAGCATACCTGCTGTCTCACTGTGCTTCATGCTTGGAAGTTGCGGCAGAACTTCAACAGAGACGTAACAGGAGAAGAACCTCTACTTGAAAGCTGTTGAAGTAATAGCAGTGAGTTCTGTTCCCTCCTGATGGTACCAAGGCTGTTAGTTACAAGAAGCCCATGTGGAGGGCACTCAAAAGAAGCGCCCATAGCCAAGTAGCATATGAGATGATAAAAATAATGGCATAAATGTCTCAAGATGACAGAAGATGCCTTGTATATGTCATACATTGAGTTCCTGGGCTATGGTCATGTCAGGCCAACTCTCCTGTCCTGTGTTCACCCCTCATTTGTATGCATGAAATACAAACTCACACACAGGAAGGCTGCAAGCAGAGGGCAGCCGAACTGATTCTCATGATGTTTCTTGAGCAATGTATTGGCCAGACATAGAAAGGGCAAAAGGCAAGGAGGAAAATGGTCTTATCCCAGCAGATGGTTCTTGGGAGCAGCGAGGAATAGGACACACATAATTCTGATGTAACTTTTTTCCATAGAGTTGAGCAGCTTCATTCTGTAGCTGGCATGGGGAAACCTGGAGATTTTTGCCTATGGGCTACCCATCTGTTGTGCAGTAGATAGTAGACACTAAGAAACAACATGCCATTCCCACCAGGTGATGTTTGCACCACTGTTTCTTCTATGCAATACCTACTTTCGCCTTTATATAAAAGATTTTTACTAGgattatacaaaaataaaggattttttaaaaggtgcttCTTTGAGCTCATTTCTCTCCTAACCCCAActaccaccaaaaccaaaagggGACAAAAACATTCCAAAAGGTGACTTGCAGAGATCTATTTCAACTTCTATGCAGTTAAAGTCCAGAGCTCTTGAAGCTATTGCATCTCTGAAAAGATCCACACCCCCTGGTTCTCTCCCATCCTCCTTCAAAACAATACTAAAACAGAAAGAGGTGTGAAAGAACAGCAAACTGCTTTTGAGAGCCTGGTAATATAGGAAAGTGTTTGCAAATGACCCAGAGAATATGAACTAGTCAAAGAGAGGACCAAGTAGTAGAGAGCTTGAAAGATGAGAGGACACTGAGAATTCTCAGAAGGAAACACTGACCTAGAGAAAGAACACAGACCAGCCCTTCAAATGCCAGGAAAGCAGATGGTCTGAAAGATCCTCAGATGAAACAGTGGAGTCAAGCAGAAGCCAACAAAGCAACGAACAGTCTGAAAGattcaggaaacaaaaagtttcCTCAGGGAAGACAAGAAAGCCTGTAAGTGcccaaggaaacaaaatgtagCAGTGTCAAAGAGGCTAAGAACAAAATAGATAAGACAAAGGACTCTTCCAGAGAATACCAAAGAGGCTCAGTGATAACAAGAAAGTATCAGAGATATTAAAGGAGCTCCAGCATACCCAGTAGTACCAAGGGTGGCATCGGAGAAgactgggggggaaaaaggcagaaagcttGAAAGTCCCCCAAAGAGTAGTGTCAAAGAAGGGAAAATCAGCCAAGCTCTGTACAAGACTCAGAGAATACAGAGTAGCCTCAGAGGCAAAGAAACTAGTAGAAGGCCTGAAAAAACCACGGTGAACACACCAGAGACCTTGACAATAACAAGAAAGTAGCAGAGATTCAGAAAGAGCACTAGGAGAGTATGCCTGCAGCTGCTAAGAAAGAGAGGCTGAAAGAGCAACTCATAATAGCcttggagaagggaagaaacaaacaggGAGGCTGATGTCattccaggaaaaagaaaagttgctgCTGAGATGCTATGAACCTTGAAGAGAGACTGAAACAGCCCCAGAAAACCCAGTTTAACTTCAGAGAAgtggcagggacagggatgggaggCCGGGAGGACACAGCAGAAAGACTGAAAGTGCTCCAAAGTCCTCAGTGAGAGGAAGGAACACACTGAAAGCCTGAAAGGCAGCTTTGGAGAGGCTAATGAAGAAGTGAAGAGGTTGAAGGAGTCCCAGAGGACAGAGAAGCCTTGCAGACCCTGGGACACCAGTAGAAAGCCGGAAAGAACTTGGAGAAGACAGAGTAGTCTCAGAGAAGGTAAGAAAATAGCATAAAGCCTGCAAATGTGAAGGATAAAAAAAGACTAGCCTcagaaaggtggaaaaaagtAGGCAAGAAAGAGACCCAGAGAGCATAATGTAGCCTTGGAGAggtgaaaaaatacagcaaaaatactGGAAGAATGCTGAGAGAGCAGAGAGCAGTCTCAGGCaggcaaagaaagaagcagagatgtTAAGAGTCCAAGGAGAACACACCGTACCGCTGGAGGACAATGAAAAAGCAGGAGACAGCCTAGAGGAACCCCAGTGCATGCAGTGTATGCTTAGGGCAGTGAAGCCTCAGCCAGTgagaggctgtggagcagctgtCCTTCAAACAGCTGGAGGTAGTTCTTGTGAGGGTTTGCTCTGTGATCTTCCCAGGGGTGGAGATTAGGCTGACAAGCCTGTAATTCTGGGGGCTCTTTCTTGCCTTTCGGGGGAGATGTCCAGCAGAAGGGTGTGCTATGTACCTCTTAAAAATCATCAGGAAACTCCCCTGCTCACTATGACCTCTCCAAGATGACAGCATCAGTGACTTTGGTCAGGTCCCTCAGCACCCTTGGTCACGTTTCAGGTGGACCCATGGACTTTTGTATAGCCGTTTTGGTCCCAGCATAGTCATGCTTCACTGCAGGCAACGCTCCACATCATTGCCAGATTTTGCCATTAAGCCCAGGGCCCTGAGGCCTAAGAGCAGGCCTTACGCAAGTAAACACCAAGGCAAGGAAGGCACCTgtgtgtcctttgtcaccaggtcTCCTGCCCCATTTGGGCTTTTTCTTAGATTCCCTTCTACCACCAATGTAGTCATAGGAATCCTCCATGTTGCTTTCCATGTTTTTCACTAGTTTCAACTCCAGCTGAGCTTTGGGCTTTCCAGCTTCCACCCCACCACACCCAGGCAATGGCTTCATTCCtccagagcagcccagccccactTCAGCCTTCCATGCATTTCCTCTGTGCTATCAACCTCAGTCTGGTGGTCTCTGTCCCTCCATGCTGACATTCTGCCAGGCCTGGTAGACTTTCCACACAACAGATGGACACTTCTTGCGCTTTGAGAAGGTTGTACTTGAAGGCTGACCAGCTCTCATGGACTTGTTTGCCGTCCAGGGTGACTGATACGGGATACTGCCTACCAGATTACCTCAAGAAGCCAAAACCTGctttcctgaagtccagggctATGATCTTGCTACATGTCTCACTCCCAGCTGGGTGGACCTTGGACCTACACTGCAGCTTTGTTGGCAGTCCTGCCTCTATGTCAGAGAGCAGCAAGGGCTATCTGCTGCACCATGGAAGGCTAGTCAGGAGCAGAACAAGGCATGCGCAAGTAGTGTCCTCACCAAGAAGGAGCCAGAATGCAGAATGGCAAGCCCAGGTCACGATGAGTGCCAAAGACAGCAGGTCACATGCAGCCAGCAATCCCCCAGCAAGTCCATAGTGACGAGGCAGACCCAGGGTCAGCCAGGAAGCTGAACTGGTGGGTCTGGGTCAGGGTCCAGGCTGTGCAGGTACAAGATCAGCCATAGACAGTGCTGCTACACAGCTGTGatacagcacaggcaggagcctgTGGCAAGGCCGCTGCTTAAAAACAGTTCCCAAGAGAAAGGAGGGACAGGCCCACGCTCCTCCGAGCTTTCTTCCCAAGAGCTCTTGCCAGCAAAGGAGGTGGACTTGGACTCGGCCACCTAAACTCCAACTTAGCCAACTAAACTCCCGGAAGAGGGATGCACTTCAGGCCCTGACATGGTGATCCCATCTCCTACTTGTCCTGACTGGGCTCTCTGGATGGACCATGATGTGATTCATTACCCTGCCTTGGCCGGGACAGTCGGTGGACCCTGCTGTGAGGGCACCtgctctgccccccacccccccccgcagTGGGAGCGCACCCTGGCCGCTGATGGCGTTGCCTGTGCCGTGGccagccccggctccccccTTCAGCTCCCCAACTAAAGCGTGGGCACCCGTGACACCCGGCGctccccccctgctccccgtgcctccccttctctccaggctttGGTCACCATCCCCTGACGAGCCCAGGCTCAAGCGCCCCCAATTAGGCTGGAAGGGCCGCTGGAAAGCAAGCGCCTGCTGCACCCCTGTGCGGCATCCTGTGCCTCCACAGCTCTCCTGTTCCTCACGGGGGGGCCGTGGTCAGAAAAGCCAAAGCTCTGCCCACAACCCTGGCTGTGCGGTCAGGCCTTAACCCGTAGGGTGGGGGCCCTCCTGCCCAAGCCTTCCGTCTCCACTGGCATGACCAAGGAGAACAGCACCTGGGCTCCAGCGCCCTGCAGCCGCACTTGGTTTGTTAAGGTCTCCCTTGACAGTATCAGTGGTGCACATACGGATGAGCAGGCCGAAGTCCAGACATACCTTAGAGCTCTCTGTAACAATCTCAGTCCAACCTCTGTGCAAGGAACAGACCGTGTGAGGTAGCAAGTAAGGTCAGTAGATGGGTGCCTCTGTGCCGTGTAGAAGGAAGCCTCCAGCCAGTGTCACACACCGTTTCCTCTTGGCGGTGGTTCAGGCT from Falco rusticolus isolate bFalRus1 chromosome 5, bFalRus1.pri, whole genome shotgun sequence includes the following:
- the TSPAN9 gene encoding tetraspanin-9 isoform X3; this encodes MGMRAFSIKLPKLCGCGLLGVGIWLSVSQGNFATFSPSFPSLSAANLVIAIGTVVMVTGFLGCLGAIKENKCLLLSFFIVLLIILLAELILLILFFVYMDKVSESAKKDLKEGMKLYNSENNVGLKNAWNIIQAEMKCCGVNDFTDWYPVLGENTVPDRCCTENSQDCGRNSTELVWKTGCYERVMTWFDENKHVLGSIGMCILIMQILGMAFSMTLFQQIHRTGKKYDA
- the TSPAN9 gene encoding tetraspanin-9 isoform X2; translation: MARGCLCCLKYMMFLFNLIFWLCGCGLLGVGIWLSVSQGNFATFSPSFPSLSAANLVIAIGTVVMVTGFLGCLGAIKENKCLLLSFFIVLLIILLAELILLILFFVYMDKVSESAKKDLKEGMKLYNSENNVGLKNAWNIIQAEMKCCGVNDFTDWYPVLGENTVPDRCCTENSQDCGRNSTELVWKTGCYERVMTWFDENKHVLGSIGMCILIMQILGMAFSMTLFQQIHRTGKKYDA